TTAATTAACATATAGACTACGAAAATTAGATAAGACATTTAGTTCATCATTAAAAATGAGGAAAAATAGAGAACTTGATCGAAAAGCAGAAAAATCTCAGATTTGATGgaaaacatcataaaaaaaaaaccttttttttcCCAGAAATATCACAATGAGTCAAACCAAATCCATTCAGGACCAACCGGCTTGAGCAGGCGGAACTGGTTTAGCGGGGAGCTTCGCCGCTGCCGGGGAAGCGGCGGCGGAGGCTGGCGCATCAGGCTTCTTGGCCGCCATCTTCTGCTGGTGAGCGGCGATGAGTTGCGACGGGTCATCATTGTCGTCGTCTCCGAGGAGATCGAACGGGTTCGCGGTGGCCATCTCCACAGAGGGTCCTCTCGAGCGCCTGCCTCAGCGCGGCAGCAGTAGAATCTCGTAACTAGAACAGTAGCCTCCCCGACGCGATCTCCATAAGAAGCACTAGAAGAATCGGAGACGAGAAGTCTCACGGGGCAGAAGAAAGCTAGGGTTTTGGTGGCGCGGAGAGATGAAGTAGGCAAAGAGAAACCCTAGCCGCACTCTTCCACCACGGGCTTCCATCCAGAAAACCTAATCCCTTCTCCCCCCTCGAAATTGTTAATTTATTGTTCTGTGAGATTAAATGACGACTTTATTCACACTGTGGAGACTTATTTACATGGTCATCATTAACTAGCGAGAAGAAAAGCATGGGCATTTTAGGTACTTGAGTTGCTCCGTGGGCGTTCACGGGATTGTAGCGTGCTCTCCTGGGACAGGAAGAGCACGTGGACCGAACCCGAAGCGTGATGATAAGATCGTGCGGATGAGATTGTTCCGCGTTCTCGTCAGATTTATGAGAAGGGTATTCGTTGCATCAAGAATCGAATCCGAATCTCCAAGTGATGGACGCATATAGTTCGATTTGAGGATGATGGACCAGATTCGTATCCGTGTTCCTGATCGTTTTGGCCTATAGGAAACCGCACGCATATCAATACACATCAAATGTATGATCGAATTTAAAATGAATAAATAGATCCAAAACCATATGGTATAGAATAATGCGAAACATCTAATCGAGAGAatcatttaaatatataaaaattaaaaatcaagataaaagtaATTTAAACATGTACAATAAAAAAGCATGaatacatatatgaatatataatcttacgtaattagttatttttagcattataatttttttacttttagaaAACTATATTAATATACTTATATTTACGAAAACGAAAGATTGAGATTCTTATATGGaattaaacaaataattttataagattaacGAGAGATAAAGATTTTTGTTGAAGCAACGagattaaatgttttatttttaaaaatataaagattttaatataatttaaaaaaattaaaattaaaatattaagaataaTTAATTAGACATGAGCAATAATTTCTTGGATCCATGGTTTTTCAATAAAATTAAATCACAAGACACAGTAGAAGAGGAACAGAAGAAATATTATATTTTCTCTGGCTTTGGATAAGATCAACTTGTTTGATTTCTTATATATATTAAGTGAATGAGAGAGGACATGTTTGCTTATGTTCTGCTCCAAAAATGGAAATGGCAAGGAGGTTGAGTCTGCAGTTGGATCAGGTGAATGGAACCTCAATGGTGGTCGTCCTCCTCGTTGGCAACCATCAAGCTGATGTGATGTGCTCCACCTCCATGGTGGTCGATCAACGGATGATGTATCTTTCAATGCAAATACTCCCTAAAAGCTAATGAAAGGATTGGTTAGAGGACAAGAGACATCCTTGTCATGCAGCAACCACCACAGTAAGTCCATGACAATATAGATTAGCACACTATCTGCTCGATGGACTAATAATGCACCTCATGATGTGATTGCCCATAGTGACTTCAATCGCATAATATTTGCCTCGACTTGCTCAcagaaatgatacaggggaagctGAAGCATAATTTTCTATCTCTCAACAAGTCTTAATAGATTCAAAGATGCAGAGCATTCTTATCCATCAGTAAAGCATTAGAAAAGAGTGAAATAGCATGGAACTATGTGAGATATCAGCAACCAAGGCAGCATCACAACAAAGCACTTGAGAATGACATGAAAAGCAGAGTCAATCACATATCCTCTTCTCTGTTACCAATCTTATCATCTTTGAAGGGAAGAAATGGGGTTCAGTACAAGTAGCTATCGCTTGTGCATACATATGATTCATGAATACTATTATCAAAATGTTGCTTTTTTGATCTGGCCTATGATTAATACTGCCCTTAAGATTAACAAAGCAGTGATACATGGATTTCCACATGCCAAGTGATAGCAGTACCAATAATGACATTTGCACTACTGTactatatatcttatttaattaatagGTTGACACCAAGGCAAGTATATGTTCCCCGTGGTAAATTGAGCTTGCCTTTTCAATCCATATTAGGAGGTAGTGGTGGTATATCTAGTAGTCTATCCTTCCAATCAATCCTGCAGGTGTCTCTGTGCTTCTGGGAAAAGATCTGTGGTGGCTGAGGATGGAAAGGAAATGCTGTGAAATTGTGGAGAGTGAGCTTAACTCGAGGAATTCAATCAGCCCGAGAAGGATGGTGGGAGGTGGATTGAGACTCTTCGGTATGCAGCTTGAGATGGCGGCTTCCCCCATGAAGAAGTGTTTCAGCACCGACTGCCTCACCTGTCCTGCCGCTGCTTCATCTTCCCCTTCCCCGTCGTCATCTTCTTCTCTTGTTTCTATTGATGAAACCGCTGAGAAGACCTCTAATGGCTATCTCTCTGATGGCCTGGTTGTCAGAACTCAAGAACGCAAGAAAGGTAAAGCAATTCCTGTTCTTCTCGGTTCAGCTTCTGTGGCTAAGTTTGCATTGATTTCTCGTGTTCAGGAGTTGCTTGGACGGAGGAAGAGCACAAACTATTCCTAGCAGGGCTTGAGAGACTCggaaggggagattggcgaggcaTCTCTCGCAACTTTGTGACCACAAGAACACCAACTCAAGTGGCCAGTCATGCCCAGAAATATTTCCTGCGACAGAGCGGCCTCAACAAGAAGAAGCGTCGTTCCAGTCTCTTCGATGTGGTAAATCGCTCTCCGTCTGCTGCATTCACTATCATACCGCTTCTACTAATCCAAACATAGATCAGGTCTCGAGTCATGAGATTGCAGCTCAAATCGGTCACTCTCCGAAGCTAGAAGAGCATTCCCCTGTTCTGTCACTTGGCACAACATGCCGCAGAATCCCTGAGACCGCTGTTTTCGATCTCAACACTTCGGAACAAGAATCAGAAACCCACATTTCTTCATGCCTCAGTCTGATGCATAATTGCTCCATCAGCACGGTATCACAGTCGTATTCCTTGGTGGAAGTGCATCACGAGCAACCATGTCATGTGGATTTAGACCTCAGCATATCCACATCGAGGCCAAATCACAATCTTGAGACCTCAATCAGCGGTCTGGTATTCGAGATCATCTGAATCACCTGCTTGAATCACAGCCCTCCGGAAATCCCCACCAGTCAAGGAGACGCAAATGGTGCTTCCATGGAAATGTTAGAAACTGGCAGAAGCTGCTCCTCCCACCAAATGGTCACTCATCTGAAGTCTATtcaagcaattctcatgcaacgaTCTCTTTAATCACTGTCTACCGAGTGTAGAATTGTTGATGTAAGTCAGTTGTCCATACTCGACTTTTCTGTATGTGTTGCTGCAATGCATGTAAAATACTGTCTACCCAACTGTGTTTCTACGCTCATAAGCTCTGCAGTTCGATGCATTATTTCTACTTGATATTGATTAGATCTTACCGCATGCGGATACATGCTGCCTTATCCGCATGCGGTAAGATCTCGCAAGATTCATAACAGGGAGCATGCAATGTCCATCCATGTACGGCCACATGAGCTCGGTGTGTCGTTGCTTCCTTAGTTGTATGTATCCTTGTTTCTCCATTGTCTTCTAGCTTCTTCGGATGGGTACCATCATGTCCTGATACTGGCAGTATGTCTTGGTCCAAGAACAAGCTTCATTTACCAGGGGCTGGGGGGACTGCATGACAGCTAGGTGGATGCAGAGAACATACAGAAGAATCAGATTCCTTTTGGAGGATAAAGAGAGTCGGATCAAAGATCAACAGCTCGTGTTTGATTCTGAGACTTGTATATGAAGGAGTCATTTGTTGATGAATAGCATACATGAATAGAGATACAAATGTCAAGCATCAGAAATATTTCAGTTTGTATTGAAACCAGTATTTGCTGTCCTCAGTATACAAATGGAGTGCCTTATTTTTGGATCTCAGAAACTTATTTTCCGAATCAATCATCAAAGTGCATAAGACATGCATGAAGCTAAACGATTCAAACTTCAGCCAGAAACCATTTCAAACTCCTAGGATCGGAATAGAACAGAGCCTCAAGAGTAAAGTTCAAGTGATCCCAGCATTACCTTGCTGATGGACGGATGCCGGCCGCTGACATTGTTGCGACATATGCACTATTCTGGCTCACATCACTGACTTCCATGTTAGGGTACTCACTGCTTGTGCCTACGTTCTCAGTCCTGTCATGAGGGGTTTCCAGTACCAAGCTCTCCTTTAGTTGCATCACACTTCTTCCATGGTTGGCCACTGATGGGATCCCTGTGATGTGCATTTCATGGCTATATCAGCACATTTCCAAACAGAATTTATGTCGTATTGGCCTTGCAGCTTGGCATCAACAATATCTTCAATGTTCCCTTGGACAAGTCCTTGGCGGACTCAATGTGTGCATTCTTTGAACCTTGTAGGAGTGGAGGCTGCTCTGTGATCAGCTCCAAAAGAACCACACCAAAGCTATACACATCGCTTTTCTGACTGAGCTGGTAGGTGGTGTAGTACCACCTGCTGTAATACAACAATCCTTGGAGACCTGCCAGATGCGATCAACTGTCTCATTTGCAGAAGGTATAAACACAAACAGCAAAAGAAATGATAACAGCAGCAATAGAAACTTCTAATGCTGAAATGCATATCAGCAAATTAATTTTCTCTCCTTTGTGATGTATGTTTAACCTAAGATGTCTATGCATAATGCAGAAAATAAATGATAACATGAAAATAACAATTTACTTTCAAATGTGTGGTTTACGAATGGCCATTGTTTATCTTCTTGACCACCATCTATCAACTTAGTTATGTATGTTTCAACTCTCTAGCagaaaaattaaagaaatgaGAAGATTGACATAATCAGGATCAAGGTATCTTTGACAACCCAAAATCTTCTGCTATCTTGGCCTCCATCCTTTCACTCAAAAGGATA
This genomic stretch from Musa acuminata AAA Group cultivar baxijiao chromosome BXJ3-9, Cavendish_Baxijiao_AAA, whole genome shotgun sequence harbors:
- the LOC103997055 gene encoding transcription factor MYBS3 — its product is MERKCCEIVESELNSRNSISPRRMVGGGLRLFGMQLEMAASPMKKCFSTDCLTCPAAASSSPSPSSSSSLVSIDETAEKTSNGYLSDGLVVRTQERKKGVAWTEEEHKLFLAGLERLGRGDWRGISRNFVTTRTPTQVASHAQKYFLRQSGLNKKKRRSSLFDVVSSHEIAAQIGHSPKLEEHSPVLSLGTTCRRIPETAVFDLNTSEQESETHISSCLSLMHNCSISTVSQSYSLVEVHHEQPCHVDLDLSISTSRPNHNLETSISGLVFEII